The Stieleria maiorica genome includes the window TGCGAACCTGACGATGCGTTCCGAGGGTCGCTGTGTTCTCCGAACTCGGCGTGCGCGAAAAAACGAAGTTCTGCCCCGCGCCGACCTCGGAGAGGACCGCGACGATCCCACGGCGGTCACGCACCCGCCGGGATTTCGAGTAAATTGGTGCAGCACACGATGCCCGCCCACCGCTTCAACCGAGTCCACTCTCTTGCGTACTTCGGCCACTCCCCCCACGCGAACCGGTTTGTACCTCCTTCGATTGACCTGTTTGGTTCTTGCATTCGTCTTCCTCCCAGTCCGCGCGCACGCGCAGGAGACACTCGAAGCGGAGTTGAAAGAATGGGATGCGGACGAACTGGCTCGCCATGCCCACATCTTTGGCGATGCGACGCGCGGGGCGATTCGGTTCTATCAAACCGGACTGAGTTGCGTTCAGTGCCACGTGGCCGATGACGGCGAAAACCGGCTCGGCCCGGATCTGTCGGAGATGAACGAGCGGGCCACGTACCGGCACGTGATCGAGTCGTTGCTGGATCCGTCCAAGGTCGTCCGGCCCGGTTTCCGCGCCGAACGCTTGTTGCTCGAAGACGGACGTGTCGTCAGCGGAATGATCGCCGCAGAAACCGACCAGACGCTGACCGTTGTGGTCCCCGGCGAAGACGAGTCGCTGACGGTCGCCTTGGACAGCGTCGAGGCACGGGCGTCTTCGGGATCCATCATGCCGAGCGGGTTGATCAACCAGCTCGACGACGAAAGTGACTTCTATGACTTGGTCTGCTACTTGGTCGAATTGGGACAGGCTGGCCCTGAGCAGGCGGCATTGATGAAGCCCGATCCGTCACTGCTCCAACCGCCCCCGCTGCCGGCGTATGAAAACGACCTTGATCATCGCGGATTGATCGGCCGTTGGAATGACCGATCCTTTGAAAACGGCGAGCAGATCTATAAGGGGCTGTGCATCAATTGCCATGGGACACGCGAGCAAGCCGGCTCGCTTCCCAACGCGCTGCGATTCGCGAGTGGGAAGTTCAAAAACGGCGGCGATCCACTTTCGATGTACAAGACGTTGACCCACGGCTTCAAGATGATGTTGCCACAACGTCAATTGGTGCCGCGAGAAAAGTACGATGTGATACATTACATCCGCGAAGCGTATTTAAAACCACACAACGCCTCGCAATACACCCAGGTCGACCGGGCGTACCTGGACTCCCTGCCCCAAGGCCGTCTCCGCGGTCCCGCCCCGATCCGCAATCGACCGTGGAGCGAGATGGACTACGGGCCGTTCTTGACTCGCACGATTGAGATTGTCGGCGAGCATTCAAAGCCGCGGCCGGAAGTCACTGACGAAGACCGGCGGCGTGGTCGTCGCGAGAACCGCCCCGCCGAACGGACTTGGCCCGCCGAGACGAATTTCGCCTACAAAGGCATCGCAATTCAACTGGATCGAAGCCCCGGCGGCGTTGCCCGTGGTTCGCATTTCGTGGCCTTTGAACACGACACCATGCGGATCGCCGGTGCCTGGACCGGGGACGGGTTTATCGATTGGGAAGGGATCCTATTGGACGGGAAACACTGGCGTTCGCCACGCACTGTGGGTGAATTGCACTTTCAGAATCTGCTGGGGCCCGGGTGGGCGGATCCGTTGACGGGGACCTTCGATGATACACGCCGGCGTGCCCGTGACGGACAGGCCTATGGGCCCTTCCCGAAATCGTGGATGGATTACAAAGGGCTGTATCGAAACGGCGATCGCGTCGTCCTGTCCTACATGATCGGCGACGCGGCGGTGCTGGAGTCGCACCGGGTGGCGGAGACACAAGGATCCGAATCCGGTGATGTTCCGGGCACCTGGGTACGCGTTTTGAACATTGAAAAGTCGTCGCGGGACATGGCGGTCCGAATCGCTCCCCAAGACGCCGTTTCCGTCGCGATCAACGGGCCGGAGGGTTTGGTGGCAGAAGACGCGGATGGACTGACGATACTGCGAATCCCGGCCGAACGCACGCCGGTCGATCTGGAAGTTCACCTCACGCGTCGCGGCTTGAAACCCACGTCCCAGTTCTCCGCCGTGCCGGAGAACTTGCGGCCACTCACCCGCGGCGGGCCTGCCCAATGGCCGCAAACGCTGATCACCCAGCCACAGATCGGCAGCGATTCCGGTGCCTTTGCTGTGGATGAACTGACGCGTCCGACGACGAATCCGTGGAAGAGCCGGCTGAGAATGTCGGGATTGGATTTCTTTCCCGATGGCGATTCGATGGTCGCCTGTTGCTGTGACGGTGATGTCTGGATCATCCAGGGGATTTCGCAGCCGGGCGGAGAACTGCGATGGCGGCGGATCGCGTCGGGGCTGTTTCATCCGCTGGGCATCAAGATCGTCGACGGCAAGATCTTTGTGGGATGCCGCGACCAGATCGTGGTCCTGAACGACACCAACGGCGACGGGGAAACCGATTTCTACCAGTGCTTTAACCACGACCACCAAGTCACCGAGCACTTCCACGAATTCGCGATGGGATTGCAAGCCGACGACGAAGGGAATCTGTACTATGCCAAAAGCGCACGACACGCCCAGGACGCGCTGATCCCGCAGCACGGCACGCTGCTGAAGGTCAGCGCCGATGGTCGCCAGACGACGATCGTGGCCAACGGATTCCGGGCCGCCAACGGCGTCTGCGTCAATCCCGACGGGTCGTTTTTCGTCACCGACCAAGAAGGGCATTGGACACCGATGAACCGTATCAATCGCGTGGTCGAAGGTGGTTTCTACGGCAACATGTACAGCTATGGTGCGCCCGACGACACCCGCGATTCGGCGATGCAACAACCGCTGTGCTGGCCCAACAAGCCCTTCGATCGCTCGCCCGCGGAACTGCTGTGGGTCGACAGCCGGCGCTGGGGGGCGCTCGACGGCGGACTACTGAGCTTGTCCTATGGTTACGGTAAAGTTTTCGTCGTGCCGCATGAACAAATCGGCGGTCAGTGGCAGGGCGGGATGTGCCGGTTGCCACTGCCGGAGTTTGAAACCGGCATCATGCGTGGCCGATTCCACAGCGACGGACACCTCTACGCGTGCGGGATGAGCGCCTGGGGCAGCAACCAAACCGCCAACCCCGGCGGGTTGTACCGGATCCGAGCCACCGGCAAACCGATGCACTTGCCCACCGCGATGCACGCCCATCGAAGCGGCGTCACGCTGACGTTTTCCGATCCCGTCCAGGTCGATGCCGCTGCCGATCCGAGCAATTATCTGGCCGAAACTTGGGACCTGCGACGATCGGCCAATTATGGTTCCGACCGATTCAATGAGCGAACAATTGACGTCACCGAGGTCAAGGTTTCCGAGGACGGCAGAACCGTACAGTTGCAGATCCCCGCGATCGAGCCGACGTGGACGATTCAAATCGCGTACAAGCTACGAGGCGAGTCGGGACGATCGTTCGGAAGAGTGCTGCAGGGTACCATTCACGCTTTGGCGGAGTGATGGGGAGAACGAGGCGACCGTTGGTGGTTAGGTTTGAGTACGATGGCCCTTCCGGGCCGTCGTCCGTGGGACGTTGAGCGACGACCTAGAAAGGACGTCGTACAATCATTCCGCCGTTCCGATGCGAACGAGCTGTTCGCGGCGTTCATTGCCGTCGCCGATTCCGACGCGAAGGTAGATCGAACCGTCAACGATCGCCGGGCTGGCGTAACAATCGTCGCCCAACCGATTCTTCGCGACCTGCCGGTACTCGTCGCCCGACGCTTGGAAGACGTAGGTGTTTCCGGACAGGTCTGCGGCGTAGACATTCCCGTTGCACAGCACGGGTGAGCTGCTGAAGCTGCCGCCCAAGCGTTTTTTCCATCGGATCGTCCCGTCTTCGGCCGACCAGCACAGTGCGATTCCGTCATCGTTGACGGCAAAGACGTGTTCCCCGTCGGTGATCAACGAGGGTTCATAGACCTTCGTTCGGTCCGACCAGATTCGCTCGCCCTTCGCGGACAAGCAGACCGTTTCCTTCTCCGGGTACCCGCCGGCGGCAAAGATCCGATCGTCGGTCGTTACGACCGTGCCACAGGTCGCTTCGGCAATGCACTGGGTTTCCCACAGCTCTTCGCCCGTCGCAGGATCGTAGCTGGCCAAGCGATCGCCGCCGCTGATCAACACTTGATCCACTCCACCTACGGTTGCCACATGGGGACTGGAATAGGAACTGGCGTTGCCGCGTTTGGTGCGCCATGCGATCTCGCCGCTTTTAAGATCCATTCCCACCAGATAGCCGCCGCCGAAGTTGTCTGCTGCGATGATGACCAGCGACTTGTACAACACGGGCGAAGGGGCGTAGCCGAACTTTGACGCAAACGCACCGATGTCACGTTGCCAAACTTGGTTGCCCTCCAGGTCCAACGCTGTCACAAACACTCGCTGGCTGTTCAGGTGCGCGGTCACCAGCAAGTCACCATCGGAAGCCAACGTGCCATTCGCGTTGGTTGCCTTGTGGTGAACGTCACGATCACTGGGAAAGCCGCCCTTGTGAACCGTCGTTTGCCAGCGCTGATCCCCGGTTTCGCGATCATACGCGACCACGATCTGTTCCGATTTAGAATCGATCGCCGAACCCACCACGACCAGATCGCCGACGACAATCGGGCTGCTGTGCCCGCGTCCCGGCACGTCGCTCTTCCACACCACATTGGTCGCATCGTCCCAAGTCGTCGGCAGCGGTTGGGCATCGGAAATTCCGTCCCCGTTCGGGCCACGCCACTGGGGCCACTGCCCGGCCAAATCGCTGAAGTCGCGTTCGGAGACGACCACACCGCTTTGGCTGAGTGAGACTTCGTCGACCGGCGTCTGCTTGCGACAGCCGACCAATGCGACAAGACCAATGACCAATAGTTTGACCGGAGTTTGAGTCATAGGACCGCGATTGAACAGGAGGAAATCTGTCAGCCAATAAGAAGCGTTCGCTGAAAGGTGAGTTGAGCTGAATTGATGGCAGGATTCAAGTTCCACCTCGTCAGTCGAAAGATTTCCTCGACGTTTTCTTGTCTAAAGCTGCTCTCCTACGCTCTGTTTTTCTGCCCCCAATTTTTCTGTCATCTCTCTTCTGCCGTCGATCCCACGAACGGATTGGAATGCGAAACATTGCGGCGCCGACCCGAGTGCTCGGTGGCCTCCACCGACAAGGCATCAAGTTCCGACCCTTGCTGGACGATCGATCGAACTTCCGCCGCAACCCGTTCGGGTTCGTAGCCGATCGTTGACAATCCGAGCCAGAACACGAGTGCGCAGAAACCCGTGGCGGCCAGACAGATCGTACTGTGGGCCAATCCGATCAGGGCAGCGGAGAAGCGATCACATCTGGCCGAATTCGAGACCATCATCAACACCACGACGAACGAAGCCGGCATCGCCAGAAAGCCCAGGGGACCCAAGAAGCCGTATCCCACCAGCAGCGTCGCCCCGATCGCGACGATCATTTTTAATTTCAGGACGGCACACCCCGCATAGCTCGGAACGTCTTCGCCGAAGTACGCCATGCACAGTTGCAAGGAAAAGACCCAGCACGCAAGAACCGTGACCAAAAACGCCAACGCACCCGCGATCAGAATCCAACCGGTCGAGCTAATTTGAATCGCGTCAATCATTTGAACCTTTTCTCCCCGGCACGCGGCAAAGCACAACCGTTCGTGCCGCGCGAGGATGCGTGCCACAGTTCGCCTTCTGGAACCTACAATGCGTTTTCCCGGACGCCGCCGCCGATGCGGCTAAAAAACGATAGAACGGAATCCTCTCCCCTCCCCAGATCCTGGCGTTGCAACGCACTGTTTCTGCGCCGTGAATGCCGCGGCAACCTTCACAACCACCCCAAGTACTCCCCCACCATCATTGATAATCATGCTCACTGCCCGATTCGGATCGATCATCTTGGCTGTTTCTCTCGCAACGCTCACGGTTCACGCAGACGTTCCCAAGGGGTTGGTTGGCGATGGCGTGGCCGACGACACCGCGGCGATCCAAGCAGCCGTGGATGCAAAGACCGGATTGATCGAATTCGGCCGCGGCGTTTACCGGCTGACCAAACCGATCACGATCGACTTGGACCGCGTCGGCTGGACCAGTTTGCGAGGTGACGGGGTGGCTCAGTTCAAGATGGAAGCTGCCGGCCCGGCGTTTCGGTTTATCGGCACGCACGACGGGACGGCCAGCCCGCGGACGGTCAAGCCGAACGTTTGGGATCGCCAACGCACGCCGATGGTCGATGGCATCGAGATCCTCGGCGGTCATCCAGACGCATGCGGGATTGAGGCCAACGGAACCATGCAATTGACGCTGACCCGCGTGGTCGTCCGCAAGGCCAAGCATGCCATTCACCTGATCGGTCGCAATCGCAACGTCACGTTGTCGGAGTGCCACCTTTACGAAAACAACGGCATCGGCGTGTATTTGGATCGGTTGAATCTGCACCAAATCAACATCGCCAACTGCCACATCAGCTACAACGCCGGCGGCGGAATCGTCTCGCGCGGCAGCGAGATCCGCAATCTGCAAATCGGCACCTGTGACATCGAAGGCAACATGGGTGATGCGTCCTCGCAGCCCACCGCCAACGTCTTGCTCGACTCGACCGACACCTCCGTCGGCGAAGTGGCGATCGTCGGCTGCACCATCCAGCACACACACGACGCGCCCGGATCAGCAAACATTCGCATCAACGGTTGGTCCGACCGGCGCCCGTTCACGGACGAACGCCGAACCGGCAACATCACCATCGCCGACAACGTGCTGTCGGACGTCCAAACCAACCTGGACATCACC containing:
- a CDS encoding outer membrane protein assembly factor BamB family protein gives rise to the protein MTQTPVKLLVIGLVALVGCRKQTPVDEVSLSQSGVVVSERDFSDLAGQWPQWRGPNGDGISDAQPLPTTWDDATNVVWKSDVPGRGHSSPIVVGDLVVVGSAIDSKSEQIVVAYDRETGDQRWQTTVHKGGFPSDRDVHHKATNANGTLASDGDLLVTAHLNSQRVFVTALDLEGNQVWQRDIGAFASKFGYAPSPVLYKSLVIIAADNFGGGYLVGMDLKSGEIAWRTKRGNASSYSSPHVATVGGVDQVLISGGDRLASYDPATGEELWETQCIAEATCGTVVTTDDRIFAAGGYPEKETVCLSAKGERIWSDRTKVYEPSLITDGEHVFAVNDDGIALCWSAEDGTIRWKKRLGGSFSSSPVLCNGNVYAADLSGNTYVFQASGDEYRQVAKNRLGDDCYASPAIVDGSIYLRVGIGDGNERREQLVRIGTAE
- a CDS encoding DUF6797 domain-containing protein; translation: MKEWDADELARHAHIFGDATRGAIRFYQTGLSCVQCHVADDGENRLGPDLSEMNERATYRHVIESLLDPSKVVRPGFRAERLLLEDGRVVSGMIAAETDQTLTVVVPGEDESLTVALDSVEARASSGSIMPSGLINQLDDESDFYDLVCYLVELGQAGPEQAALMKPDPSLLQPPPLPAYENDLDHRGLIGRWNDRSFENGEQIYKGLCINCHGTREQAGSLPNALRFASGKFKNGGDPLSMYKTLTHGFKMMLPQRQLVPREKYDVIHYIREAYLKPHNASQYTQVDRAYLDSLPQGRLRGPAPIRNRPWSEMDYGPFLTRTIEIVGEHSKPRPEVTDEDRRRGRRENRPAERTWPAETNFAYKGIAIQLDRSPGGVARGSHFVAFEHDTMRIAGAWTGDGFIDWEGILLDGKHWRSPRTVGELHFQNLLGPGWADPLTGTFDDTRRRARDGQAYGPFPKSWMDYKGLYRNGDRVVLSYMIGDAAVLESHRVAETQGSESGDVPGTWVRVLNIEKSSRDMAVRIAPQDAVSVAINGPEGLVAEDADGLTILRIPAERTPVDLEVHLTRRGLKPTSQFSAVPENLRPLTRGGPAQWPQTLITQPQIGSDSGAFAVDELTRPTTNPWKSRLRMSGLDFFPDGDSMVACCCDGDVWIIQGISQPGGELRWRRIASGLFHPLGIKIVDGKIFVGCRDQIVVLNDTNGDGETDFYQCFNHDHQVTEHFHEFAMGLQADDEGNLYYAKSARHAQDALIPQHGTLLKVSADGRQTTIVANGFRAANGVCVNPDGSFFVTDQEGHWTPMNRINRVVEGGFYGNMYSYGAPDDTRDSAMQQPLCWPNKPFDRSPAELLWVDSRRWGALDGGLLSLSYGYGKVFVVPHEQIGGQWQGGMCRLPLPEFETGIMRGRFHSDGHLYACGMSAWGSNQTANPGGLYRIRATGKPMHLPTAMHAHRSGVTLTFSDPVQVDAAADPSNYLAETWDLRRSANYGSDRFNERTIDVTEVKVSEDGRTVQLQIPAIEPTWTIQIAYKLRGESGRSFGRVLQGTIHALAE
- a CDS encoding right-handed parallel beta-helix repeat-containing protein → MLTARFGSIILAVSLATLTVHADVPKGLVGDGVADDTAAIQAAVDAKTGLIEFGRGVYRLTKPITIDLDRVGWTSLRGDGVAQFKMEAAGPAFRFIGTHDGTASPRTVKPNVWDRQRTPMVDGIEILGGHPDACGIEANGTMQLTLTRVVVRKAKHAIHLIGRNRNVTLSECHLYENNGIGVYLDRLNLHQINIANCHISYNAGGGIVSRGSEIRNLQIGTCDIEGNMGDASSQPTANVLLDSTDTSVGEVAIVGCTIQHTHDAPGSANIRINGWSDRRPFTDERRTGNITIADNVLSDVQTNLDITAVRGITISGNTMWKGYAANAIMRDCKQVVMTGNLYDRNPRYHYGDGGKAKLGVIIEDCRDVTINGDHYGGEVIEHPAALQLRRCDGVNIHGCSFSAVSQAGIRVDGVQFGLIANCLFTAITGDAVDVQQAGGSDVDAISNRFRRLD